From Rutidosis leptorrhynchoides isolate AG116_Rl617_1_P2 chromosome 3, CSIRO_AGI_Rlap_v1, whole genome shotgun sequence, a single genomic window includes:
- the LOC139896280 gene encoding serine/threonine-protein kinase STY13-like → MGSGNGFYSVGDLNLESKWLIDPKLLFVGPKIGEGAHAKVYEGKYKNKTVAIKIVNKGDTPENIAKIEGRFVREVAMLSKVQHKNLVKFIGACKEPVMVIVTELLLGGTLRKYLVNMRPRSLDTRVAISFALDIAHAMECLHSHGIIHRDLKPENLLLTADHKIVKLADFGLAREESVTEMMTAETGTYRWMAPELYSTVTLRQGEKKHYNHKVDAYSFAIVLWELIHNKLPFEGMSNLQAAYAAAFKNVRPRADDLPEDLALIVTSCWKEDPNSRPNFSQIIQMLHHYLSANFPPEPRPTSIPSRIFASQNAVFSPDSPGTSTLIIKTDESVEGTPRAPVENSSKGIFSCCYQFW, encoded by the exons ATGGGATCTGGAAATGGGTTTTATTCAGTGGGTGATTTGAATTTGGAATCAAAATGGTTAATTGATCCGAAGCTTCTTTTTGTCGGTCCAAAGATCGGTGAGGGTGCACATGCTAAAGTCTATGAGGGCAA ATATAAGAACAAAACTGTTGCAATCAAGATTGTAAACAAAGGCGATACGCCTGAGAACATTGCAAAGATTGAAGGCCGATTTGTGAGAGAAGTTGCAATGTTATCTAAAGTGCAACACAAAAATTTAGTAAAG TTTATCGGAGCATGTAAGGAACCAGTGATGGTCATAGTGACCGAGCTTCTTCTTGGTGGAACATTAAGGAAATACTTGGTGAATATGCGGCCAAGGTCTTTAGATACACGTGTTGCTATAAGTTTTGCACTTGATATAGCTCATGCAATGGAATGTTTACACTCACACGGGATCATTCACCGTGACTTAAAACCAG AGAACTTGTTGCTAACAGCAGACCACAAGATTGTAAAACTTGCTGATTTTGGTTTGGCAAGAGAAGAATCAGTAACGGAGATGATGACAGCAGAAACAGGAACTTATCGTTGGATGGCTCCCGAG CTTTACAGTACTGTAACACTAAGGCAGGGCGAAAAGAAGCATTATAATCACAAGGTTGATGCCTACAGCTTTGCGATTGTTTTGTGGGAGCTCATACACAATAAGTTACCCTTTGAAGGCATGTCAAATCTTCAAGCAGCCTATGCTGCTGCGTTCAAG AATGTGAGGCCTCGTGCTGATGATCTACCGGAAGATCTAGCATTAATTGTGACATCATGTTGGAAAGAGGATCCGAATTCTCGACCTAATTTCAGTCAAATAATACAAATGCTTCATCATTACTTGTCTGCTAATTTTCCACCCGAGCCCCGTCCCACTTCTATCCCATCTCGCATTTTTGCCTCTCAAAATGCTGTTTTTTCACCCGATTCTCCTGGTACAAGTACTTTAATCATAAAAACAGATGAATCGGTTGAGGGAACACCAAGAGCACCTGTAGAAAACAGCTCTAAAGGTATTTTCTCCTGCTGTTATCAGTTTTGGTAA
- the LOC139900066 gene encoding hypothetical protein At1g04090-like, which yields MDLERSSQWFFENGALLYYVGDESNPIRVEKDGANLPQGGLNDKTYWLDLPVNSLSKERVKSGNLQNARAYFHVKPVSVGLYADISIWVFHPFNGASRAKVLFRVVSLAPVGEHGLEWDANSKIVAYSALHGHGLYPRSGTVCFGLKGAKGAKVAGLLDITSPSNKVMDTCVGAVVVAAEYLGGVVVEPPWLNYMRNWGPRKSYVIDEELHAIRHRLGWYLSGVFERFFQSLLKIIFSEGGPTGPKVKGSWNGSEKLHMVIERPISL from the exons atggatttggagcgatcgtcacaatg gtTTTTCGAAAATGGTGCATTGCTTTACTACGTTGGGGATGAGTCTAACCCTATTCGAGTTGAGAAAGACGGGGCGAACCTTCCACAAGGTGGTTTGAATGATAAAACATATTGGCTAGATCTTCCAGTTAATTCGTTGAGTAAAGAAAGAGTCAAGAGTGGTAATTTACAAAATGCTAGGGCTTATTTTCATGTTAAACCGGTTTCGGTTGGGCTATATGCCGATATTAGCATATGGGTgtttcacccttttaatggtgcaTCACGGGCTAAAGTGTTGTTTAGAGTAGTATCTTTAGCACCGGTGGGTGAGCAC GGTCTAGAATGGGACGCGAATAGCAAAATAGTGGCGTACTCAGCATTACATGGTCATGGGTTATATCCTAGATCCGGGACCGTTTGCTTTGGGTTGAAAGGGGCGAAAGGGGCGAAAGTTGCAGGTTTGTTGGATATAACGTCCCCAAGTAATAAGGTTATGGATACATGTGTTGGCGCGGTGGTTGTTGCGGCAGAGTATCTGGGTGGTGTGGTGGTTGAGCCACCCTGGTTGAATTATATGAGGAATTGGGGTcctcgtaaaagttatgtaattgatGAGGAACTGCATGCAATACGACATCGTTTGGGGTGGTATTTAAGCGGAGTATTTGAGAGATTTTTTCAAAGTTTACTTAAAATAATATTTAGTGAAGGAGGACCAACAGGACCAAAAGTTAAAGGTAGTTGGAATGGGAGTGAGAAACTTCACATGGTTATAGAAAGGCCTATATCACTATGA